In Flavobacterium praedii, the DNA window CTAATTGAGAATCCCACAAGTGTCGATCTCTATAACGCAACAAAAGTTTCAGGGAGAACAAAAGGAGGTTTGGGAATTGGCTTTCTCAACGCTATTACCCAAAAAACGTACGCTACTATCAAAAACAATGACACTCAAGAAATAAAGCGTGTTTTAGTAGAACCTTTAACCAATTACAATGTATTGGTTTTTGATCAACGTTTTCACAAAAACTCATCGATGACTTTAATAAACACTAATGTAACTAGAAATGGTTCTTTTAGAGACGGTAATGTTTCTGCTTTGGTTTGGGATTTAAACACTGCAAAAAACACCTATAATCTAAACGGAAATTTTGAATACAGTCTTGTAAACATTATAGAAAGCAAAAAAGACGGAATCAATACCACTTTGAATTTTGCAGAAACCAGTGGCAAATACCGCTATAATGTAGGAACAAATATAGTCACCAAAGAATATGACAGTAATGACTTAGGAATTAATTTTGAGACCAATTATTATGCTTTTTACGGAAACACCAGTTATCGTATTCTAAATCCAACAAAAACATTTAACACCTTCAATTCTCATATTAACGTTTACACTCAATTCCAGAAAGAAACAGGCAAAGTACAAGCCGATGAAATCAATCTAAATATCAATTCCTCTACAAAAAAGAACCATTATATTGGATTTGGAATGAATTATCGTCCAGTAGAAACTTATAACTATTATGAACCAAGATCGAATGGTCGATTCAACATTGATCCCACACGTTTGGGAGGTTGGCTTTCGATTTCAACAAATTACAATAACAAATTCGCATTTGACATAAACCCTTCCATTGCAATATTAAATGAATCCAAAAGAATGTCATATGGATTTTATTTAAGTCCAAGATACCGTTTCAATGACCATCTATCGTTAAACTATGAATTCAACTTTTTCCGTCAAAACAACAACAAAGGTTATGTTGATAGTAGTGATAATAATGATGCTCTGCCTGCCGAAACTATACTTTATGCTAATCGAAATGCAATCAATTACACCAATAGTCTAAACGGAAAATACTCTTTAAACAGCAAAATGAATTTTGATTTATCTGCCAGATACTATTGGTCGTATACTGAAAATAAAAACTTTCTAAAATTAGAAAACAATGGTAGACTGAGCGATTATAATGGTTATACAGAAAATAAAAACCAAAATCTGAATACTTGGAATCTTGATGTTTCATACAATTGGTGGTTTGCTCCAGGCAGTCAATTGACGCTTTTATACAGAAGCAATGCCGCAAAATATGATAATTTGATCAATAAAGATTTTGGAAACAACTATACTAGCCTACTCAACAATAAAGATTTAAGTCATGTATTATCCATTAGTGTAAAATATTTTATAGACTATAATCAAGTGAAGAATATATTATAAAATCAATTACTAAAGACAAATACGATTCTTTAAAGAGATATCCTTTTAAACGACAAAAATATCTTCAAAAAACCCTGTTATTCCTACATGGTTTTCGAAGATTTTTTTTTGCATTTAATAAAGAAAAAAAGACTTTTTTCAACACATTTTTAAGTATTTGTTGCACTTCTCTTTTTTATGTATAATAGTAGTTTTGACTTCTTTATATTTTTTGCGAAAGCCTTATCTTTACAAAAAATTTAATGCTATGAACAAAAAAGTAATTTTAATGATTTTAGACGGTTGGGGAAAATCTCCTGACCCGAAAGTTTCTGCAATTGATAATGCAAATGTTCCGTTTATAAATAGTCTCTATACAAAATACCCAAGCGCACAACTTAGGACTGATGGTTTACATGTTGGTCTTCCGGAAGGGCAAATGGGAAACAGCGAAGTAGGACATATGAACCTTGGAGCTGGAAGAATTGTTTACCAAGATTTGGCCAAAATCAATCTAGCTGTAGAACACAAAACATTAGTAAAAGAACAAGTTTTACTTGATGCTTTCGAATACGCCAAAAACAATAACAAAAAAATACATTTCTTAGGTTTACTTTCTGATGGTGGAGTACACTCACATACTTCACACTTGAGAGGTTTAATTGATGCTACACAAGATTATGGATTGGATAATGTGTTTGTACATGCTTTTACAGACGGTCGTGATGTAGATCCAAAATCGGGAAAAAAATATGTAAAAGATTTAGAAGAATATATTGCGAACACAACAGTAAAATTAGCTTCAATTACTGGCCGTTATTATGCAATGGACAGAGATAAGCGCTGGGAAAGAGTAAAACTTGCTTATGATGCGGTAGTTAATGGAACAGGAACTCATTCAACAGATGCCGTAGCCAGCATAAAAGAAAGTTACAAGAATGATGTCACTGACGAATTTATTCACCCAATTATTATGGTGGATGAAAAAGACCAACCTCTTGCAACTATTAAAGAAGATGACGTGGTTATTTTCTTTAACTTTAGAACAGACAGAGGACGTGAATTGACCGAAGCGCTTTCGCAAAAAGATTTCCACGAGCAAAACATGCACAAATTGAAATTGTACTATGTAACGCTAACCAATTATGATGAAACTTATGAAAATGTAAAAGTGGTCTACAACAAAGACAACATCACAGAAACATTGGGTGAAGTTTTAGAAAAAGCCAACAAAAAACAAATTCGTATTGCCGAAACAGAAAAATACCCTCACGTAACCTTTTTCTTTTCTGGAGGTCAAGAAACTCCATTTAAAGGCGAAACCAGAATCTTGAGAAATTCTCCAAAAGTAGCAACTTACGATTTACAACCAGAAATGAGCGCTTATGAATTGAAAGATGCTTTGGTTCCTGAATTAAACAAAGGAGAAGTTGATTTTGTTTGCTTGAATTTTGCAAATGGTGACATGGTAGGTCATACAGGAGTTATGAGTGCAGCCATAAAAGCTTGTGAAGCAGTAGATGCATGTGTGAAAGAAGTTGTTGAAGCGGCTCTTGCCAATGATTATACCACAATTATTATTGCAGACCATGGTAACTGTGAAACGATGATCAATCCTGACGGTACTCCAAATACAGCTCATACCACAAATCCAGTGCCAATTATTTTGGTAGATAAAGACTTAAAAACCATTCATGATGGAGTTTTAGGTGATATTGCTCCAACTGTTCTTGCTTTGATGGGAATCGAGCAACCAGCTGCAATGACTTGTCATTCTTTACTATAATAAATAAAAAGCGCCAATTGGCGCTTTTTTTATGTTTAAACATTTAAAAAAGTGGGCGTAAATTAGTTTATGCTCACTTTTTTATTCCATTTTGTTGAGCAATTCAAAATATTCTCTTTCAACACTTTCTTGATGATTGGGATGTGCAATTCGTACCATTTCTGAAGCACGTTGTCTTAACGTTTTTCCATATAAATCGGCAATACCGTTTTCTGTAATAACATAATGAATGTGACCTCTCGTAGTTACCACTCCAGCACCCTGTTTCAAGAAAGGAACTATACGACTTTGACCATTTTTTGTGGTTGACGGCAAAGCAATTATCGCTTTTCCACCATCACTTAAGGAAGCTCCACGTATAAAATCCATTTGCCCTCCTACACCAGAATACATTCTTGGCCCAATAGAATCTGCACAAACTTGGCCGGTTAAATCGACCTCAATAGCCGAATTGATGGCAATCATTTTGGGGTTTTTTCGGATTCGAGCAGTATCATTCACCGTAGAAGATTCTCGTAATTCGATAAAAGGATTATCATCTACAAAGTCATACAAACGTTTGGATCCCAGAACAAAAGTCGACAATACTTTCCCTCTTAATGAGCCTTTATAATTGCAATTGATCACATTACTTTCAATTAAATCGATTACACCATCCGAAAACATTTCGGTATGTAAGCCTAAATCTTTATGATTACCCAATTTGCTCAAAGCGGCATTTGGAATCGATCCAATACCCATTTGTAACGTACTTCGATCTTCAATCAAAGAGGCAATATAATTCCCTATTTTATCCTCTTCGGTTGTAAAAGGCTCTACTTCATGAGAATAAATAGGCACATCTACATTTACCAAATAATTTATTTCAGAAACATGAAGAATTCCATCTCCAAAAGTCCTTGGCATTTGAGGATTTACCTGTGCAATAACAATTTTTGCGTTTTCAATCGCAGCTACCGAAGCTTCAACAGAAACCCCAAGTGAACAATATCCATGACTATCTGGAGGAGATACATGAATAAAAGCAACATCCAATGGCAATACATTTTTTCGAAACAAACGAGGTAACTCACTCAAAAAAACGGGAGTATAGGAACCATTTCCTGCTTTTAAAGTATGACGAACATTTGAACCAATAAAAAAAGAATTCACATGAAAACTATCCGCTAATTCTGGATTAGCATAGCGTGCTTCACCTTCCGTATGCAGATGACAAATTTCAACATTTCGCAATTCTGAAGCCCTCTCGGCTAAGGCATTGGCAAGAATCGTTGGAGCTGCACCAGCGGCTTGCAGGTAAACTCTATCTCCCGATTTCACAACTTTTACGGCTTCTTCAGCAGTTACATATTTTTCCATAAAAATGTTATATTTATAACAAAAGTAAAACAATTGAAGAAAATAAAATATGACAACGCTCATATTTCAAAAAACCCAAATAAAAGTTAATATTTCATAATTAAAAGTATTACTATTATATTTGCAATAAATTATTTCAACATGGATCAAATTCTTTCAAACATCAAAATCCAAATCAACGACAAACTGTATGTAAAGGACCCTGAAACTTCTATATTAGGCAAGAAAATCATTCAAGAAAGTATTATTTTAATTGATTGTATAGGCTTTGATGATTTTACCTTTAAAAAATTAGGAGAAAAAATAGGCTCAAACGAAAGTTCTATCTATCGTTATTTCGAAAACAAACACAAATTATTAGTATATTTATCTTCATGGTATTGGAGCTGGATGGAGTATCGATTAGTATTTGCCATATCAAATCATTCTGATTCATGGGAGAAATTAAAAAAAGCAATATCGATAGTCACTGAAAAAGTAGAAGATGACCAAAAAACATTACACATTAACGAATCGATATTAAACAAAATCATAATTGCAGAGTTCACTAAAACTTTTCACACCAAAGAAGTAGATCAGGAAATCAAAGAAGGCTTTTATACCATTTATATCAGAGTCATCAATAGATTAACCACTTTTATAAATGAAGTAAAACCAGAATATTTATATGCAAAAAGTTTAGCTTCCAGCATTGTTGAAGGAGCTTTACATCAACACTATCTAAAAGATCACATGCAATCTATTACGGATTGCAATCAAAATACAAGCCCAACCCTTTTTTATTTCGATTTAATCGAAAAAATACTTAAAAAATAAAAAATATGACTTCATTAAAAAGACTGTTTAGACTTTTGGAATTAGACAAAAAAGACGTTTCGCAAATCTTTTTCTATGCTATTTTTGCTGGTATAGTGAGTTTATCCCTTCCTTTGGGCATTCAAGCGATTGTCAACTTTATTCAATCTGGTCGAGTAAGCGCATCTTGGATTGTTTTGGTTATTTTAGTTGTGATAGGAGTTGCCCTTGTCGGGATATTATCATTAATGCAGTTGCGTATTACCGAAAATTTGCAACAAAAAATGTTTGTGCGTTCGTCTTTCGAATTTGCTTCCAGATTGCCAAAAATAGAATTTAGAGAACTTTATGGCCAATATCCTCCCGAATTAGCCAACCGCTTTTTTGACACATTAACGATACAAAAAGGAACTTCAAAACTATTAGTAGATTTTTCGGCTGCTATATTACAAATCGTTTTTGGTGTAGTATTATTGTCTTTATACCATCCCTTCTTTATAGTATTCGGACTCTTATTATTGGTGCTTTTATTTATTATTTTTAAATTTTCATATAGTGAAGGAATTAAAACCAGCCTGAAAACCTCTAAAAACAAATACAAAACAGCAGGTTGGATTCAAGAAATTGCACGAAATAATTTCAGTTTTAGAAACGAACTGAACTATGATTTTGCTTTAGAAAAAAACAACGGAATTATAAAAGATTATTTATACTGTCGTGAAAATCATTTTAATGTCATCAAGAGACAGTTTAGTCATCTTATCATTTTTAAAATAATTATCACAGCCAGTTTATTGATTATAGGAGGTTATCTTGTATTGAGCCAGGAAATGAATATTGGACAATTTGTTGCGGCAGAAATCATTATTTTATTGGTAATAAATTCAGTTGAAAAAATAATTCTTGGTTTAGAAACCTTTTATGATGTATTGACAGCAGTAGAAAAAATTGGACAAGTCACCGATATGGAATTAGAAGAAGATATCACTGTTGAAAACAAAAGTTGCTATACCAATATCAGTCTTGAAACCGAAAATATGAATTTTCAATTTCCAGGAACTAACTTTGGAATATTAAATTCTATCAACTTAAAAATAGATACAGGAGAAAAAATTATAATCGATGGAGAAAATGGTTCTGGTAAAACAACCTTAATTAGAGTTCTGTCAGGCCTTTTGCACCCAACTTCTGGAAACTTTTATATAAATGATGACACTTTTAGAAAAATAGACATCAAACAATACCGTTCTAGAATTGGTAGTATTATACAAGGAGAAACCCCTTTTGAAGGAACAATTCTAGAAAACATAACTTTTAATGACAAAACCATCAAAACGGAAGATTTAAAATGGGCATTAGACGCTGTACAACTTACTGGGTTTATAAAAACATTACCTGAAGGACTCGACACTCAAATTTTCCCAGAAGGTAAAGAGCTCTCCTCATCCAATGCTCAAAAAATATTATTAGCAAGAAGTATAATTCACAAACCAAATATTTTATTTTATGAAGAACCAACTGATAAAATGGATGTGAAAGTTGCCAATGAAATCATTGACTTTATAACTTCTGAAAAAAACAAATGGACAGTAATCGTATCCTCACAAAATCCTCATTGGCTTACAAAATGTACTCGAGAAATTACCATGCAAAAAGGAACAATTCTATCAGACATTAAAAAATAAGAATATGTTAAATATATCCAACAAAAACACAATAAATAATAAGGCTCTAGAAAAGTATTCCACAGTGAAGAATTTGAGCAACAGACCTCATTATAAAATTTTGAACAGAATAATTCTTACCGTTTCAATTTTAGGAATTATTGCACTTTTCTTGCCTTGGACTCAAAACATTTCGGGATCTGGTGCGGTAACAACATTAAAACCAAATCAAAGACCCCAATCGATTCAATCTGTTATTTCGGGTCGAATAGAAAAATGGTATGTTCAAGAGGGGAATTATGTAAAAAAAGGCGATACCATTCTGTTTATTTCAGAAATAAAAGAAGATTATATGGATCCGAATTTGGTTAAAAACACAAAAAACCAAGTAGATGCAAAAAAACAGTCTTTGGAATCTTATGGTTCAAAAGTAGCAACACTTTCAAAACAAATGCAAGCCATAGAAAGAGAAAAAGGCTTAAAACTCAAACAAGCTGAGAACAAAATAAAACAAGCGCGTTTGAAAATAAAAAGCGACAGTATGGATCTTGAAGCGGTAAAAACACAATTAAAAATTGCCAATACCCAATTCAATCGTTCCCTACAATTAAACAAAGAAGGATTAAAAGCGTTGTCTGATGTGGAAGAAAAACGTTTAAAATTGCAGGAAGTCGAAGCTAAAATCATCACACAAGAGAATAAATTTTATACCAGTAAAAATGAATTCATCAATGCCGAAGTAGAAATCAACCGAATATCAGCAGAGTATTCTGAGAAAACATCCAAAGCACAAAGTGATCAATACACAGCGATGAGTAATCAATACGATACCGAAGCGCAAGTAAGCAAATTAGAGAATCAATACGCCAATTACAGCATTCGAAATGGCATGTATTATATCAAAGCACCACAAAGTGGTTACATTAATAGAACTTTGCAATCTGGAATTGGAGAAAACATTAAAGAAGGAACTCCAATTGCTACAATTATGCCCGCAAAATATGACATTGCTGTAGAATCTTTTGTAGACCCAATTGATTTGCCTTTAATTAGAAGAGGTGAAAAAGTAAGGGTTTGGTTTGATGGTTGGCCAACAATTGTATTTTCTGGATGGCCGGATATGTCTTATGGAACTTTTGGTGGTGAAGTCGTAGCTATAGAAAACTTTATCAGTGACAATGGAAAATTCAGAATCCTAATTGCTCCAGACAAAAACGAGGCTCCATGGCCTAAACAATTAAGCATAGGATCTGGCGCACAAACAATTGCATTACTAAACAATGTACCTGTTTGGTTTGAATTTTGGAGAACACTTAACGGTTTTCCTCCTAATTATTACAAAGGAAAAGAGAAACCTTCAAAAGAAAAAAAATAATGAAACAAGTATGTACTATTTCGCACAAAGAAATGGTTATTTACTAGTTCTATCTGACTATTAAAAATTAATAAAAACAGTTCTACACTAAATCGTATGGGTTTTAAAAATTAAAAATTTAATTTTTCTTTGCACCATTAAGCTATTAAGGTTCATTAAGTCCTAGAAAACTTAATTTTTCTTAATTTCTTAATGGTAAAAATTTTTCTTTATTCTTTTCTTACCCACACAATTCTTGGTAGAATCATAAAAACTAAGAGATGAAACACCTTCTTTTACTACTAACATTATTAGGAACAACTATTTATAGTCAGACCAGTACCGAATCTACATTACCTCCAAATCTCAAAGAAATGAGTTATAATGAGTATTTGGGTTTTGTAAAAAAATACCATCCATTGGTAAAAAATGCCAACTTAGAAATAAGCAAAGCGCAAGCTAACTTGATGATGGCGCGTGGAGGATTTGATCCAAAATTGGAATTGAATTATAATAAAAAACAGTTTCAAGGCACTGAATATTATTCGATACTAAACAGCAGTTTCAAAATCCCAACTTGGTACGGAATAGACATAAAAGCAGGATTTGATGAAAACGAAGGCTATTATCTTGACCCCCAAAACAAAACTCCTAGCAACGGATTGACTTCGCTCGGAATTAGTGTTCCTCTTGGACAAGGATTACTGATTAATCAAAGGATGGCCGATTTGCAAAAAGCTAAAATTCAAGTCAAATTAAGCCAAGCAGAGCAAAAACTAGGAGCCATTGCCGTTTTGTACGATGCTTCGGTAGCGTATTTCAATTGGAAGAAAAATTACGAAGAATATTTGCTTTATGATAATTACAGCACCAATGCCCAAAAACGCTATGAAGGAATTGAATCTTTAATCAAACAAGGAGACAAACCAGCTATTGACAGTGTTGAAGCAGGAATTGTTGTAAAAAACAGACTGTTGGCGCTCGAAGATTCAAAATTAAAATTAACAAAAGCAAAACTAGAATTGTCAAACTTTCTATGGTTAGAAAACAACATCCCACTAGAATTGGCAGATATTATTATTCCTGAAAAAAAGCTGGACCAAACTATTCAGGAAACACTTAATATAAGTGATTTGGTCAATCAGGAATTTTCGTTGATAAACCATCCGAAAATCGAAGCACTTCAGAGCAAAATTGATTTATTGACTGTAGAGAAAAAAATGAAAGCCAACATGCTTTTACCTAAAATTGATGTAGGATATTCCTATTTGGCACAGCCTAATCCGACCAAACCCAACAGTACTGATAATTACAAAGTAGGTGTCGATTTTTATTTTCCTTTGTTTCTTCGAAAAGAAAGAGGCGGTTTGAAACTAGCACAATACAAAA includes these proteins:
- a CDS encoding DUF5916 domain-containing protein, with product MKNKYFVFFLLFFALGYGQKKSLQTRFISEKITLDGKLDEAIWQSVPIATDFVMFQPDNGKKVEENKRTEVRVLYDNEAIYIGALLYDNEPNKILKEISKRDDFGTADFFGVFVNGYNDGQQNFQFFVNAADGQADCLATDSNGEDYSWDAVWESKAILTDFGWIVEMKIPYAALRFSSETKQTWGVNFFREIRRDRAKYSWNFIDSKIGTFTQQNGIVEGIENIKTPTRLFFLPYASFYTYANADRKTYGELKGGLDIKYGINDAFTLDAMLIPDFGQTKYDDRILNLSPFEQQFNENRAFFTEGTDLFSKGNLFYSRRIGGPPSLHPKKEKNEELIENPTSVDLYNATKVSGRTKGGLGIGFLNAITQKTYATIKNNDTQEIKRVLVEPLTNYNVLVFDQRFHKNSSMTLINTNVTRNGSFRDGNVSALVWDLNTAKNTYNLNGNFEYSLVNIIESKKDGINTTLNFAETSGKYRYNVGTNIVTKEYDSNDLGINFETNYYAFYGNTSYRILNPTKTFNTFNSHINVYTQFQKETGKVQADEINLNINSSTKKNHYIGFGMNYRPVETYNYYEPRSNGRFNIDPTRLGGWLSISTNYNNKFAFDINPSIAILNESKRMSYGFYLSPRYRFNDHLSLNYEFNFFRQNNNKGYVDSSDNNDALPAETILYANRNAINYTNSLNGKYSLNSKMNFDLSARYYWSYTENKNFLKLENNGRLSDYNGYTENKNQNLNTWNLDVSYNWWFAPGSQLTLLYRSNAAKYDNLINKDFGNNYTSLLNNKDLSHVLSISVKYFIDYNQVKNIL
- the gpmI gene encoding 2,3-bisphosphoglycerate-independent phosphoglycerate mutase, whose product is MNKKVILMILDGWGKSPDPKVSAIDNANVPFINSLYTKYPSAQLRTDGLHVGLPEGQMGNSEVGHMNLGAGRIVYQDLAKINLAVEHKTLVKEQVLLDAFEYAKNNNKKIHFLGLLSDGGVHSHTSHLRGLIDATQDYGLDNVFVHAFTDGRDVDPKSGKKYVKDLEEYIANTTVKLASITGRYYAMDRDKRWERVKLAYDAVVNGTGTHSTDAVASIKESYKNDVTDEFIHPIIMVDEKDQPLATIKEDDVVIFFNFRTDRGRELTEALSQKDFHEQNMHKLKLYYVTLTNYDETYENVKVVYNKDNITETLGEVLEKANKKQIRIAETEKYPHVTFFFSGGQETPFKGETRILRNSPKVATYDLQPEMSAYELKDALVPELNKGEVDFVCLNFANGDMVGHTGVMSAAIKACEAVDACVKEVVEAALANDYTTIIIADHGNCETMINPDGTPNTAHTTNPVPIILVDKDLKTIHDGVLGDIAPTVLALMGIEQPAAMTCHSLL
- a CDS encoding acetyl-CoA hydrolase/transferase family protein, yielding MEKYVTAEEAVKVVKSGDRVYLQAAGAAPTILANALAERASELRNVEICHLHTEGEARYANPELADSFHVNSFFIGSNVRHTLKAGNGSYTPVFLSELPRLFRKNVLPLDVAFIHVSPPDSHGYCSLGVSVEASVAAIENAKIVIAQVNPQMPRTFGDGILHVSEINYLVNVDVPIYSHEVEPFTTEEDKIGNYIASLIEDRSTLQMGIGSIPNAALSKLGNHKDLGLHTEMFSDGVIDLIESNVINCNYKGSLRGKVLSTFVLGSKRLYDFVDDNPFIELRESSTVNDTARIRKNPKMIAINSAIEVDLTGQVCADSIGPRMYSGVGGQMDFIRGASLSDGGKAIIALPSTTKNGQSRIVPFLKQGAGVVTTRGHIHYVITENGIADLYGKTLRQRASEMVRIAHPNHQESVEREYFELLNKME
- a CDS encoding TetR/AcrR family transcriptional regulator; this translates as MDQILSNIKIQINDKLYVKDPETSILGKKIIQESIILIDCIGFDDFTFKKLGEKIGSNESSIYRYFENKHKLLVYLSSWYWSWMEYRLVFAISNHSDSWEKLKKAISIVTEKVEDDQKTLHINESILNKIIIAEFTKTFHTKEVDQEIKEGFYTIYIRVINRLTTFINEVKPEYLYAKSLASSIVEGALHQHYLKDHMQSITDCNQNTSPTLFYFDLIEKILKK
- a CDS encoding peptidase domain-containing ABC transporter, producing MTSLKRLFRLLELDKKDVSQIFFYAIFAGIVSLSLPLGIQAIVNFIQSGRVSASWIVLVILVVIGVALVGILSLMQLRITENLQQKMFVRSSFEFASRLPKIEFRELYGQYPPELANRFFDTLTIQKGTSKLLVDFSAAILQIVFGVVLLSLYHPFFIVFGLLLLVLLFIIFKFSYSEGIKTSLKTSKNKYKTAGWIQEIARNNFSFRNELNYDFALEKNNGIIKDYLYCRENHFNVIKRQFSHLIIFKIIITASLLIIGGYLVLSQEMNIGQFVAAEIIILLVINSVEKIILGLETFYDVLTAVEKIGQVTDMELEEDITVENKSCYTNISLETENMNFQFPGTNFGILNSINLKIDTGEKIIIDGENGSGKTTLIRVLSGLLHPTSGNFYINDDTFRKIDIKQYRSRIGSIIQGETPFEGTILENITFNDKTIKTEDLKWALDAVQLTGFIKTLPEGLDTQIFPEGKELSSSNAQKILLARSIIHKPNILFYEEPTDKMDVKVANEIIDFITSEKNKWTVIVSSQNPHWLTKCTREITMQKGTILSDIKK
- a CDS encoding HlyD family secretion protein, whose amino-acid sequence is MLNISNKNTINNKALEKYSTVKNLSNRPHYKILNRIILTVSILGIIALFLPWTQNISGSGAVTTLKPNQRPQSIQSVISGRIEKWYVQEGNYVKKGDTILFISEIKEDYMDPNLVKNTKNQVDAKKQSLESYGSKVATLSKQMQAIEREKGLKLKQAENKIKQARLKIKSDSMDLEAVKTQLKIANTQFNRSLQLNKEGLKALSDVEEKRLKLQEVEAKIITQENKFYTSKNEFINAEVEINRISAEYSEKTSKAQSDQYTAMSNQYDTEAQVSKLENQYANYSIRNGMYYIKAPQSGYINRTLQSGIGENIKEGTPIATIMPAKYDIAVESFVDPIDLPLIRRGEKVRVWFDGWPTIVFSGWPDMSYGTFGGEVVAIENFISDNGKFRILIAPDKNEAPWPKQLSIGSGAQTIALLNNVPVWFEFWRTLNGFPPNYYKGKEKPSKEKK
- a CDS encoding TolC family protein, encoding MKHLLLLLTLLGTTIYSQTSTESTLPPNLKEMSYNEYLGFVKKYHPLVKNANLEISKAQANLMMARGGFDPKLELNYNKKQFQGTEYYSILNSSFKIPTWYGIDIKAGFDENEGYYLDPQNKTPSNGLTSLGISVPLGQGLLINQRMADLQKAKIQVKLSQAEQKLGAIAVLYDASVAYFNWKKNYEEYLLYDNYSTNAQKRYEGIESLIKQGDKPAIDSVEAGIVVKNRLLALEDSKLKLTKAKLELSNFLWLENNIPLELADIIIPEKKLDQTIQETLNISDLVNQEFSLINHPKIEALQSKIDLLTVEKKMKANMLLPKIDVGYSYLAQPNPTKPNSTDNYKVGVDFYFPLFLRKERGGLKLAQYKIQETEFTRDLEKVQLTNKISAQKTEIQSLTKQQKLISKLVTDYETMLTSEERLFTLGESSLFLINSRENSLVSAQLSQIALENRFYTSNSELYKIMANPN